The Rhizobium grahamii DNA window GGCTGCTGAAGGCCGCGCAGAGCGATAAACGCGGCGCCGACCAAGAATAGCACTGGAAATACGGCCCGCACTTGCCTTGCACGTCGGTCTGCCGTCCGGAGCTATCGCGATAGCCCTCGGAAGCGATTTGGCTGTTTGCTTCTCTTCGTGCAAACGATAAACCTCCAGGCATGCGATACGAAATCGATGCTTCGCTGATCAAACTGTTGCTGCCGGACATTGTTCTTGCCGAGGATGGTCTGGCTCGCCTCGATGAGCGTGCTCAACGCTCGTCGGTCGCGCAGGGCTTTGCTGAACGCGGGCACTTCTTCGACGCGGTCGGCGCGATGTGGGTGGCGGGCGAACTCGTTCACGTCGAAGATCTCGTCCTTCACGACGCGCATATGGATAGCCGGGCACCGAGCCATGAGTTGACGATCGCGCACGCCATCTTGCGGGCGAGGCGGCGAATGTGGACGAGCGATGCGAACTGGTCGCTGACCCGGGCCGGCCTTGCGGTGCTTTCGGGTGCGGCCGGCTACGAGCAGGAAATCCCACGAGCCGGAGTGGCTAAAACCAAAGACGACGAAGACACCGACGCGCTGCTTTCCGCCGAACTCGCCGAGATCGATGCGGTGCTAGAGCGCTCGACGCGGCTTCTCGATGAGCATCTCGGAAAGCCGGTTCTGGATCAATCGCCTAAGCCTGCGCCTTCGAAAGCCGGCGGAGACCCCATGGGGCTCTTCGATGACGAGGAGTGGGACGAAGCCTCGCGGCTGCACGAGTGGTGCCGCCTCATTCCTCTTGCCGATACCATGCCATGCGTTCTTGGGGCGGCCCTCCTGTTCGAGGGCTGGGAAAAAATCGAACCTTTGCGGCGGCAGCATTGGCTGGGCGGCTTGCTGGTCTCGAGCTACCTCCGCGCCCGTGGAAAGGTCACGTCCCATCTGTTTTCCTTCCACGCGGGTCTAAGGGCGGTTCGCCATGAACTTCGGCGCGCAA harbors:
- a CDS encoding RHE_PE00001 family protein yields the protein MRYEIDASLIKLLLPDIVLAEDGLARLDERAQRSSVAQGFAERGHFFDAVGAMWVAGELVHVEDLVLHDAHMDSRAPSHELTIAHAILRARRRMWTSDANWSLTRAGLAVLSGAAGYEQEIPRAGVAKTKDDEDTDALLSAELAEIDAVLERSTRLLDEHLGKPVLDQSPKPAPSKAGGDPMGLFDDEEWDEASRLHEWCRLIPLADTMPCVLGAALLFEGWEKIEPLRRQHWLGGLLVSSYLRARGKVTSHLFSFHAGLRAVRHELRRAKDRRTRLQAFLQGMTESAALGLKEMDRLSLAHTQMELRFKDRRSNSSLPELADFILSRPIVSSAMVAKELGVTSRGALNLLNDIGVREITGRGRYRAWGII